GAGCGGCCCATAGGCATCCGCGCAGGCGATATTCACCTGCTTCTTTTCACCCTGGGTCATACCTGGCAAGGCGGCGTCCAATCCGGGAATGATCTGACCCGACCCCACGACGAATTCCAGAGGGTCCCGCCCATCCGAACTGTCAAAGACGGAGCCATCCAGCAAAGTCCCTGTGTAATGGATGCGCACCGTGTCGCCGTCCTTGATTGCTGTCATGGTTCCTCTCCCAACATGATCGTCTACACGACGAGTGCCCCACCCTGCCTGTCCGCGCCAGTAGGGTAAACCCCACCTCTGCCCTTTTCGTCGGGCCCGCCCCGTGCCAGTCTGCGCCCAAAGGAGTGTGCCATGCCCATCACCACCTGTATCTTCGACGCCTATGGCACACTGTTCGACGTGGCCGCCGCCGCCCGCATTGCCGCCGCCGAGCCCGATTTCCCGCGATTGAAAGACACCTGGCCCGCCGTGGCCGAACACTGGCGTCTGAAGCAACTGCAATACACGTGGCTGCGCGCCATCACCGGCGCGCACACGGATTTTTGGGAGGTCACCCAAGACGGTCTGGACTGGGCGCTCGACCGCAATGGGCTGGGCGATGACACGGCGCTGCGCGCGCGTCTTCTGGCGCTCTATTGGGAATTGCAGCCCTATCCGGAGGTGCCTGCCATGC
This DNA window, taken from uncultured Tateyamaria sp., encodes the following:
- a CDS encoding peptidylprolyl isomerase, producing MTAIKDGDTVRIHYTGTLLDGSVFDSSDGRDPLEFVVGSGQIIPGLDAALPGMTQGEKKQVNIACADAYGPLNPALRQGVPRDAIPEDIPLEVGLQLQMQTPQGQPMPVMVVEIGEEEVMLDANHPLAGKDLVFDFEIVSIDAG